The Mustela nigripes isolate SB6536 chromosome 11, MUSNIG.SB6536, whole genome shotgun sequence genomic interval CCTGGGCTTGGCTGGGAAGAGTGGGCAGCAGTGGAGGACGGATTTGAGGTTTATGTTggaactgagccaccagggcttGATGATTGCTCTGTctgcggcgggggtgggggtggggggtgggggcttaAGGTGACTCCTGGCTCAAGGAACGGGGAGACCCATTTGCGGCAATGGAAAGCAGGAGCCCAGTTCGGAATAGGAGAACCGAGAGGCCCATGTGTGATCTCTTGAGTTGGAGATGGTTTTGGACATAGAGAGACACGAAGCAGGAAGTTGGGTAGAGGAGTCTGGAGCTCAGAGGGGAGGACTAGGCTGGAAATATACATTTGTGAGTCACCAGcatatagatggtatttaaagccagGAGACTGAATGAGATCACCTAGGGGGAGAGAATATAGACAGAAGGAAAGGTCCAAGGCTGAGCCGGCTGGAGAAGGTAGAACCCTGAAAATGGGCGAGCACGGCTCTCACACCGAGAGGCAAGGGCACGGTTCTGCTGCGAGACGAGACGGATGGAATGAAAAACACTAACCATCAGTTTGGGCAAGTTAAGAGGTCATTGTTAGACTTGGCAAAAGTGGCTTCAGTGGAGTGGTAAGGTCAGAGCCAGGTCGGAAGGGGTTGAAGAACAGAAGCGGAGACATCACATCTGTCTCTACCCGAATGTGCACCCAAGAGTTCTTTCCCCTGTgatccctgagggcagggaccaagCCCTGGTGATTCCTATCTAGGCCACAAATGGAGCCCGGCACAGAGCAGGAACGCAATACATTTACTTCACTGTCAGTGTCAAAAAGGTCTTTTCTGGTGGAGAGCAGCTGCACTCTGTCGGGGCGGGTGAGGAGACGCCAGGATCTACTCCCGTGACTTGAGGCTCTGGAGCCCTTCTCCTGGCTAAACGGGGGCCAGGACTTTGGGTaagtcactttctctttcttagaaGAGAGAGCAGGGTAGGGGAGAGAGGCCGCCAGGACACCCCTGGACGTCAGACGTCAGCCTGTGCCTCCTCCCCGCCCATTTTCTCCTCCCTGAGCTTCGTCGTTTAGGAAATAGAAGCTGAGCAGAGCCAGGACCCACCTGACCGCGGGCTACTGTGAGGACACAGGGGGAGGCCCGGGGGCAAGAAAGAGGGGGGGGGATCCAGGGGAGGAGGGCGCCTCCCTCACGGGACggaagacaccccccccccaacacgcCACGGACACGTGCCTGGCTTGGGGGAAGTCACAGAGCCCGCACTGGCAGAGACTGTCCAACAGGCATCTGTGTAGTCAAACCAAGAAGACCCTGAAGTGTCCTTGGGCTGGCGGGGGGCGGGACACATCGGTGACGGACAGGCCCGTCTGCCAATCAGACGAGAGCTAACTCTGAGGCTGAGGGCCCGCAGGATGGACGGCGGCTGTTGGGAAGTGACAGACAGACAACAGCGGGGATTGGAAATGGGGAACGGGATGGTCCTTGGGGGACCCCACCCAGAGACGGGAGCCTGCCTGGGCGCTGTGGGTGACCAAAGGGCCTGCCTCGAGATGGGCGGGCCTTCCCTCCGACCACCCCCGAGCCAGCCGTTCCCGCAGCAGCACCTTCTCCTGCGGCACCTGCGGGAAGAGGCGGGAGGAgggcctggaggagctggagcGGGGCCCTCGCGGGGGGGGAGGGAAACCGGCGACCGGGAGCACTGCTGCCACCTAGTGGGACACGCCTGTTATTTCTCCTGGCTCCCAGCCCCAGGTTCATCCTCCGCGGAGCGCTAAGGGACACCCCCATGCCCTTGAATCTGGGGGCACAGGCAGGGGGTTGCCTCAGAGAGGAAAATGCCCGGCCCTGGGAAGTGTGCGTCGCCCACATGACTTTGCTCCTCTGTGCCTGGGTTCCCTTTTCAGTATATGGAGGACAGGCTAGCTGCGATGGGTAACGGAGTCCGTGTCGAGAGTGGATGGGGCTGGGGGGTCCCTGGAAATGTttatccctgcccctccccccaggaaagACGGTGCCTGCACCTCTCCTTAGTCCCAGCTTCCAGCAAGCTTGTCCCGGGTCCCTCCTAGTTCTAAATGTTGGGACTGCCCCGTTACTGTTTTATCACTGGCATCGCCCCAACGATGAAGGCCCTGGGCAAGGGGGGTCCTAAAGTGTCTTCTGATGCGGGGACTTGGGGGAAGGGTCCCAGCTCCCAGTGCTTTCTCTCGCCCCTCACCGCAGAGCTCATGCTCAGAATGACCCCAGGCTATGACATCACAGAGCCCCCAACCCTGTCCCAGGAGCGGAAGGGTCATGAGGCTGCGGCAGTGGGCGTGGGCATGGGCGTGGCTGGCTGGGCTGGCGGCCGTGGAAACAGGTGGGAAGCTGCCCTGGgagcggcggggagggggcagtctTGGGGTGAAGGGTCGATCTGCCTTAGGAGCTGGGAGGCTGAGGAAGGGCCTTCCTCGCCCTCCACATGTCTCCTACCCTCCTCATCCTTCGCATGGAGAGCTCAGCTGATCCCTGAGAAGCTCCTGGAACAGAATCAGGCCCCTTCCCAGCCACGCTAACGCTGTGTGGCCTGGCAGGGTCCTGGGTCAGCTACAGCTTCTTGGGATGGAGGGCAGGGGTCTGCTTGGTTCTTGACATAGACTTTGTTCCCTAGCACCCAGCCAGGAGAGCACCAACACCTTGGCTCGGGGAGCAGAGTCTCTGTACTTCATAGACAGACCCGACTTCTTTGATTACCCAGACTCAGACCAAGCCAGGCTCCTGGCTGTGGCCCAGTTTATCGGAGAGAAACCGGTCATCTTTGTTAACTCAGGTATGAACCCACTTGAGAAGGGGCTGCCTTCCTTCCCAGGGCCTGGAGAAGAGCTGCCCTTGGCCCTTCCGTTGGAGAGGAGACCAGgtccccatctcctcctcctcgtcTAACAGGATCCACCTCCGATTTCTTCCATCACATCTTGGTGGGCGCCCTGGTAGTGGCCTTCTTCTTCCTGCTTTACCAGTTCTGCACACACATGTAAGGGCCCCCCCGCACGCCCCGTCCGCTGGCCCCGCCCACCTCGGCCTCCCCCCTCCGCCGGCCCCTCCCACCtccgccggcccctcccccctccgCCGGCCCCTCCCACCTCCGCCGGCCCCTCCCACCTCCGCCGGCCCCTCCCACCTCCGCCGGCCNNNNNNNNNNTTGGGCGAGACTGTCGGACCTAAAAAGCCTagagaggcaggggtgaggcCCCCACTGCTATCTCCATCCCACAGGAGCTGTGAGAGAGGGGCCTGAGGAGCCGCACAAGGGCCCGGGACTCTGCCCTGAGTGCCCAAAcccaccctcctctcctgctGATGAATAAAAGTctactttttccttccctgactGCTCCGTAACTAGGCAGGGCTTCCTGCCCCGTCCTGGGGTCATCCGCGCTTTCCACCCCCAGACCCCCCACCCTTCCCCGCACCAAACGACTGGGTGGAGAGGGCCTTGCTGGCGTTCACGCAGATCAGATCGTCTTTATTAGCGGTCTGGAAAGCACCTCCCAGGGTCCCCTGACCCCAGACCGGAGGAAGCCTTGAGAGGTCTGTAGCACCAGGGACATGCCAGGGCCCGAGGGCAAGATGTGCAGCCTAAAGGGGAAGGGACGgggtgccccctcccctgcccccgggATTGCTCAGCACTGGGAAGGTGGGGGAGTAGCAgccacctcccccccccacccccagagactAGTATGGTTTGGGCGAGTAAATAAAGTAAGACTCGTCAGGCCGGCCTCCCCGAGAGAGGAGCCGTGGAGGCAGCTAGCCCCAAGCAAGGCCTGCGTGGGGGGAGGTTAGTTAGGGTGTCGCTCCCTCccgggtggtggtggggaacTGAGAGGAGTCTGCGGCGGGGGGCTGGCTGGGATGCCCTGGGCAGCAGGGCCTCCCCCACAGTCTCTGAGTCCTGGTCCCCTTGAGTCGGTTTCCCCGCGGCCCTCTAGCCCCCAGGGGATGGGAAGTGATggccccttcctctgtccttccttccccagggccccaggTCTGGTGACGGGAGAAGGGGTGTGCAGGAAGGGttagctaccttcggctcaggcacTGCTGGGCGATGAGGCTCCCCTCCCGGCCTGTCACTGGCCCCCGCCCCTCGGCCCCTGGGGGAGAGGTCCTACCCCTTTGCTGTCCACCTGTCAGTCCCGGGGCTGTCAGGGCAAGAGGCTCCTGGCTCCCACCCTCTGCCCGGCAGCCCCAAAGCCCCGGCCccaaggtgggggggtgggatggggcaggggagcgccccccccccccgggcccccccccccccctcagtcCTGGGTCTGACAGGGAGAGGGCGGCCGGGAGCCCCGGGGCCAGAAGAGGCGGCAGGCCCCGCGGCAGATGAGGAAGAACCAGTAGAGCTGGGGGGCCAGGAGCAGCGCGGCGCCCAGGTTGATGTGGGCCGGGATGGCGAGGGGCACGGCGAGCAGCGGCAGGCCGGCGTGCCGCCCGTAGGCCCAGTACAGGTAGGGGAAGAGCAGCACCCGGCAGCACAGGAAGCTGATCAGCATCAGGGCCCCGTTCACCTTGTGCAGCAGAGTGTGCTGCTGCTTGtactgcggggggggggggggggcggcgggcagggggcggggcggtTAGGGAGCGGGCGGGGCCCCGActccgcccccctccccttccGCCCCCTCCCCGGACCCCGCCTCCCCTGACCCTAGCCTGCAGCCCCTCCCAGACCTGGTTCCTTGAAGAACCCCTGGAGCTCCCTGAAAGTGCCGTCCGCTGAGGCTCTCACACCCGCAGGCCCCTCTCACCTGGATGAGGATCTTGCCAAGGCAGACGAAGGGGGTGCTGACCTCGGCCATCAGCAAGCAGCCTAGAAAGAAATCTCCCTTGCCCTGACGCCACACCTGCGGAGAAGAGGGAGGAACTAGCCTGGCCTCACCCTGgactccctcccttcttttctctgggGCCACTTTTGGAGATGCTCAACTCGGAAAGTCTGAACACCTGTGTTCACCCTATTCACGGGAAGCCCCGTATCCCACCAACCATCCTGTGGGTGTGGAGGGGGGACTCTACAGCTTCTGTTACAGACAAGGGAACCAAGGCCAAGAGACCTGCAACAACAGCTCGCAGGCCCCACGGCTGGGCATATCCAGCCCGGGGCCAGGGGATTCCAGACCCTCTCAGTGCTTGGGGCTAGCCTGGTGCTCAGGAAACCCTCTCCGTCCTGGGACTGCCCTGCTGCTGGCGGACCTGGCCACAGGGTTCCCCGGGCTCCTATAGCACTGGTGTGAGCAGGACAGGGAGCCCTGGCTCTCGGCACCCCGACTCACCACCGACAGCGGGAAGCACACAAGCACCATGACGGCGTGGTGGAGAACCATGAGGAACTCCTTGTGCAGGTAGCCGCGCGCCACGGCCCAGGTACTGCCCGGGGCTCTGGGCCCCCCTTCATCCCCTCCGTGCCCCTTGACCTGGTGCTTGTGCCAGTGACAGAGGAACATGGCATAGATGTCATAGATGAAATAGGGCACGGCGAATTGCGTGTAGGCAGAGGAAAGCCAGTGTCtgttgggcagagagaggggaggggagatcagagaggaaaggagacGGACAGAGCAGTGACCAGGTGCCTGGGTCAGCCCTGGACGTGCCACCGGAGTCAGATCACAAGGGATACTCAC includes:
- the C11H16orf92 gene encoding fertilization-influencing membrane protein; amino-acid sequence: MKALGKGGPKVSSDAGTWGKGPSSQCFLSPLTAELMLRMTPGYDITEPPTLSQERKGHEAAAVGVGMGVAGWAGGRGNRHRLCSLAPSQESTNTLARGAESLYFIDRPDFFDYPDSDQARLLAVAQFIGEKPVIFVNSGSTSDFFHHILVGALVVAFFFLLYQFCTHM
- the TLCD3B gene encoding ceramide synthase — encoded protein: MLTPMVAGGVVFPGLFLLSKNTLQRLPQLRWEEADAVIVSARLVSSVQAVMASTAGYIVSTSCKHVIDDQHWLSSAYTQFAVPYFIYDIYAMFLCHWHKHQVKGHGGDEGGPRAPGSTWAVARGYLHKEFLMVLHHAVMVLVCFPLSVVWRQGKGDFFLGCLLMAEVSTPFVCLGKILIQYKQQHTLLHKVNGALMLISFLCCRVLLFPYLYWAYGRHAGLPLLAVPLAIPAHINLGAALLLAPQLYWFFLICRGACRLFWPRGSRPPSPCQTQD